The following coding sequences lie in one Musa acuminata AAA Group cultivar baxijiao chromosome BXJ1-8, Cavendish_Baxijiao_AAA, whole genome shotgun sequence genomic window:
- the LOC103993839 gene encoding RING-H2 finger protein ATL70-like, producing MSSNSNGTSFEPYNGRPPERMSGLTYGLGISAGILLLITTITFMSYFCTRTTTTAAATAARPRRPPDDVVGPDMDVEAGLDEATLMSYPKILYSQAKLEERSTTATCCSICLADYKDTDVLRLLPECGHLFHLDCVDPWLRSRPTCPVCRSSPIPSPLSTPLAEVVPLALARQP from the coding sequence ATGAGCAGCAACAGCAATGGCACCAGCTTCGAGCCTTACAATGGCAGACCACCGGAGCGCATGAGCGGGCTCACCTATGGCCTCGGCATATCCGCCGGCATCCTTCTCCTCATAACCACCATAACATTCATGTCCTACTTCTGCACACGGACCACGACCACCGCTGCCGCCACCGCGGCGCGGCCCCGTCGGCCGCCCGACGACGTGGTGGGGCCGGACATGGACGTGGAGGCAGGCCTCGACGAGGCCACGCTGATGAGCTACCCGAAGATCCTCTACTCGCAGGCCAAGCTCGAGGAGCGGAGCACGACGGCGACTTGCTGTTCCATATGCCTCGCCGACTACAAGGACACGGACGTGCTGCGGCTGTTGCCGGAGTGCGGCCACCTCTTCCATCTCGACTGCGTGGATCCATGGCTGAGGTCGCGCCCGACGTGCCCCGTCTGCCGCTCCTCGCCGATTCCCAGTCCCTTGTCGACTCCTCTCGCGGAAGTCGTGCCACTGGCACTAGCACGCCAGCCATAG
- the LOC135680706 gene encoding uncharacterized protein LOC135680706, producing the protein MGDDRVKEEALRMLGLFPVLPKLVVFDLDYTLWPFYCECRSKREMPSLYPHAKGILYALKDKGIDVAIASRSPTSDIAKTFLDKLGIQSMFVAKEIFSSWTHKTEHLQRIHRRTGIPFKSMLFFDDEDRNIEAVSKMGVTSILVDDGVNLEELRSGLRNYASNSASSNTKQSD; encoded by the exons ATGGGGGACGACAGGGTGAAGGAGGAGGCTCTCCGGATGCTGGGACTCTTCCCAGTGCTTCCCAAATTGGTCGTCTTCGATCTCGATTACACCCTCTGGCCTTTCTACTG TGAATGCAGGTCGAAAAGGGAAATGCCATCTCTTTATCCACATGCTAAGGGCATATTGTATGCTCTAAAGGATAAAGGAATAGATGTTGCAATTGCTTCTCGATCACCAACTTCTGACATAGCAAAAACATTTCTTGATAAGTTGGGTATCCAGTCTATGTTTGTAGCCAAG GAAATATTCTCCAGTTGGACTCATAAGACCGAGCACTTACAGAGAATTCATCGCAGGACAGGCATACCTTTCAAATCAATGCTCTTCTTTGATGACGAAGACAGGAATATTGAAGCA GTTTCCAAAATGGGGGTAACAAGCATTCTGGTGGATGATGGGGTAAATCTTGAGGAGCTGAGGTCAGGACTCAGGAACTACGCAAGTAATTCTGCCTCCAGCAACACTAAGCAATCAGACTGA
- the LOC103993835 gene encoding pentatricopeptide repeat-containing protein At1g05670, mitochondrial codes for MFRHAAATRPKSYFFLAHRRQLSSQRHAFPVDFIATAIRPFPDYSLKKPAIYDAELVRSIVTALKQRRSESPDVILGPFAARFRSDHLVWAFLHLRSDPVLVGALLHWYRPRGRPVPAEALAIAAHVAVVSGEPASARRLLRDGLVSHRNFVDRVIYTYKYWCSVPSVFDLLFGAIVDINRLDEARTLFRHLVTYGIIVSADACNALLSRLTLDHMLSTFSDFQELGLRWNTKSCNILIDGFCGAGKTGEAHKILLEMEGTVGASPDIISYSTLIDAYCRYGELLQATELFEEMGDKGLMPNAFTFNSIITLLCKNEKVVEAERVFMEMMFRGVAPDHVVYTTLINGYCKSGKLPAVYRLVEEMKNSQLVPDTVTYTALIYGLSRSGNMVEANKLFREMVGKGLSPDEVTYTALIDGYCKEGKMNDAFYLHNEMLQMGLVPNVVTYTALSDGLCKQGEVETANELLRETSGKGLELNVFTYNSLINGLCKIGNIEQAVKTMVDMEAAGLCPDVYTYTTIMDAYCKSGEMDQAHDLLREMLDKGIQPSIVTFNVLMNGFCTAGMLEDGRRLLEWMLERSIVPNSAIYNSLLRHYCMEKTMKTTTKIYKDMRASGIMPDENTYNILIRGHCRARNMKEACYFHSEMIGKGFSLSRGSYNALIKGLVRKKRLTEATQLFEEMRAKNLVANREICNIFIDINYTEQNIEMTLELCDEAIEKCLPESDLNNI; via the coding sequence ATGTTCCGCCACGCCGCAGCTACGAGGCCAAAAAGCTACTTCTTCCTCGCGCACCGCCGTCAGCTGTCGAGCCAACGCCACGCCTTTCCCGTCGACTTCATCGCCACCGCCATCCGCCCCTTCCCGGATTACTCCCTCAAGAAGCCCGCCATCTATGACGCGGAGCTCGTCCGCAGCATCGTCACCGCCCTCAAGCAGCGCCGCTCCGAGTCCCCAGACGTCATACTCGGCCCCTTCGCCGCCCGATTTCGCTCCGACCACCTCGTCTGGGCCTTCCTCCATCTCCGCTCCGACCCCGTCCTCGTCGGCGCCCTCCTCCACTGGTACCGACCCCGCGGTCGCCCCGTCCCCGCCGAGGCGCTGGCCATCGCCGCCCACGTCGCCGTCGTGTCCGGCGAACCAGCATCTGCGCGCCGGCTGCTCCGCGACGGCCTCGTCTCTCATCGAAATTTCGTCGATCGGGTGATCTACACCTACAAGTACTGGTGCTCCGTCCCCTCCGTTTTCGATTTGCTCTTCGGCGCCATCGTTGACATCAATAGGCTCGACGAAGCCCGCACCCTCTTCCGCCACTTGGTTACTTACGGGATCATCGTCTCTGCTGATGCTTGCAACGCACTGCTTAGTCGCCTGACGCTCGATCATATGCTGAGTACGTTCTCAGACTTCCAAGAACTCGGTCTTCGGTGGAACACCAAATCTTGTAACATCCTTATTGACGGGTTCTGCGGGGCAGGAAAGACTGGAGAAGCCCATAAGATACTTCTTGAGATGGAAGGAACAGTGGGTGCTTCGCCTGACATTATAAGTTATAGCACCCTCATTGATGCGTACTGCCGCTATGGGGAGCTTCTGCAGGCGACTGAGTTGTTcgaagaaatgggtgacaagggtTTGATGCcgaatgcctttacctttaacagTATAATCACCCTCCTCTGTAAGAATGAAAAGGTAGTGGAAGCAGAGAGGGTGTTCATGGAAATGATGTTCCGTGGAGTAGCTCCAGACCATGTCGTATATACTACTCTGATTAATGGATACTGCAAAAGCGGTAAGCTGCCTGCGGTGTATCGGCTTGTTGAAGAAATGAAGAATAGCCAACTAGTTCCCGATACGGTCACTTATACTGCTCTGATATATGGACTCTCTAGGAGTGGAAATATGGTCGAAGCAAATAAATTATTCCGAGAGATGGTTGGTAAAGGTCTGAGTCCTGATGAAGTTACTTACACTGCACTTATTGACGGTTACTGCAAGGAAGGGAAGATGAATGATGCCTTTTATCTCCATAATGAGATGCTTCAGATGGGCCTTGTCCCGAATGTTGTGACATACACTGCATTATCAGATGGACTTTGTAAGCAAGGGGAGGTAGAGACCGCTAATGAGCTTCTGCGTGAGACCTCTGGCAAGGGACTAGAGCTAAATGTATTTACCTACAATTCACTGATAAATGGTCTTTGTAAAATTGGTAATATAGAACAGGCTGTGAAGACCATGGTGGACATGGAGGCAGCAGGACTTTGCCCAGATGTTTACACTTATACTACCATAATGGATGCCTATTGCAAGTCAGGCGAGATGGATCAGGCACATGACCTTCTTAGGGAAATGTTAGACAAAGGTATTCAACCAAGTATTGTGACTTTTAATGTATTGATGAATGGCTTTTGCACTGCTGGGATGTTAGAGGATGGAAGGAGGCTTTTGGAGTGGATGTTGGAGAGGAGTATCGTGCCAAACAGTGCAATTTATAACTCTCTTTTGAGGCACTACTGCATGGAGAAAACTATGAAGACCACAACTAAAATTTACAAGGACATGCGTGCTAGTGGGATAATGCCTGATGAGAATACATACAACATTTTGATCAGGGGGCATTGCAGGGCCAGAAACATGAAGGAAGCTTGTTATTTTCACAGTGAAATGATTGGCAAAGGGTTCAGTCTCAGTCGTGGTTCTTACAATGCACTTATTAAAGGGCTTGTTAGGAAGAAGAGGTTGACAGAGGCAACACAACTATTTGAAGAGATGAGAGCCAAAAATTTGGTTGCTAATAGAGAAATTtgcaatatttttattgatataaatTACACTGAACAAAATATCGAGATGACACTTGAACTTTGTGATGAAGCAATAGAAAAATGCCTTCCAGAGTCTGATCTTAATAATATTTGA
- the LOC103993836 gene encoding inactive protein kinase SELMODRAFT_444075 isoform X1, with protein sequence MGGNSGRREMSSTPENVVVVAVRAEREISKTALAWALTHVVRPGDVVTLLAVLADREATGWRRWLLWGFPGLGGDRRSRERCPISASCSQMALQIDGRSEINVRIKVVGSDPNASGSSSSSSGDRGGGVVVAESKRVGANWIVLDKQLKQEEKHCMEELQCNIVVIKGSCAKVLRLNLGGIHNKPLPPFSLSSSSSSHSPICSEKYLDKNSRLAKTASSPVEDAKKASPRPETKTVALSSNAAPTASFFVREHNPLFEKLHTGNLTPIEDVGSDGEGTADSEDNGGGSTGSTPLGLKLHYDALLSLSARGGYPGFHLASGPVAAQLRRAVYWIPQYHTPEKAQMNNATKATQKNPQTEKHLSGDHRLRSPGADQDCTTPYSSDVREAVSLFGSSPSVPPPLCSLCRHKAPVFGKPPRRFTYRQLQVATDGFADATFVAEGGGGRVHRGVLEDGRVVAVKRLKATSCGKAAAAEEEEEEEFCEEVEVLSRAQHRNVVMLVGFCVEGATKVLVYEYICNGSLDLHLYGQAQPPLDWIARMKTAVGVARGLRYLHEDCRVGFVVHKDMRPNNVLLTHDFEPLLGDFRLTRWQTETSRSVDTNVPEAFGYLAPEYIEHGIVTDKSDVYAFGVVLLELITGRRALDTNLPKGQQFLVEWARPLLSLASEDGQTIAVDRFLDPRLDLDQARFFSQELRAMARAASLCLRREPQSRPGMSKVLRILEGDSIVDQALDVSSVGSRSGRIIRPVLQPDMGISGSLSYRFPREAVASALCADRSWPTALYESM encoded by the exons ATGGGAGGTAATTCGGGGCGGCGCGAGATGTCGTCGACGCCGGAGaacgtggtggtggtggcggtgcggGCGGAGAGGGAGATCTCGAAGACGGCCCTCGCCTGGGCCCTCACACATGTGGTGCGCCCCGGCGACGTCGTGACGCTGCTCGCAGTCCTCGCAGACCGCGAGGCCACCG GCTGGCGCCGGTGGCTGCTCTGGGGCTTCCCCGGGTTGGGCGGGGATCGCCGCAGCCGAGAAAGGTGTCCGATTTCGGCCTCCTGCTCCCAGATGGCGCTTCAAATCGATGGCCGCAGCGAG ATAAATGTGAGGATTAAGGTGGTGGGATCGGATCCAAATGCCTCAGGTTCTTCGTCCTCGTCTTCCGGCGACCGCGGCGGTGGCGTGGTGGTTGCGGAGTCAAAGAGAGTTGGTGCCAACTGGATCGTACTCGACAA ACAGCTGAAGCAAGAGGAGAAGCATTGCATGGAGGAGCTGCAGTGCAACATAGTGGTGATAAAGGGGTCCTGCGCAAAAGTGCTCCGACTCAACCTGGGCGGCATCCACAACAAGCCGCTCCCTCCCTTctccttgtcttcttcttcttcttcgcattCTCCCATCTGTAGTGAGAAGTATCTGGACAAGAACTCTCGGCTGGCGAAGACCGCAAGCAGCCCTGTGGAGGATGCAAAGAAGGCTTCACCGCGTCCGGAGACCAAAACGGTGGCATTGAGCTCCAATGCCGCACCGACTGCTTCGTTCTTTGTCCGTGAGCACAACCCTCTCTTCGAGAAGCTCCACACCGGGAATCTGACTCCTATTGAGGACGTGGGATCCGACGGTGAGGGCACAGCGGACTCGGAAGACAATGGGGGAGGAAGCACTGGTTCCACTCCTCTGGGGTTGAAGCTTCACTACGATGCAT TGCTTTCTTTGTCAGCTCGCGGAGGGTACCCGGGCTTCCACCTAGCGTCAGGGCCCGTGGCCGCACAACTCCGTCGAGCGGTCTACTGGATCCCTCAATACCACACACCAGAGAAAGCTCAGATGAACAATGCCACCAAAGCGACCCAGAAGAACCCGCAAACGGAGAAGCACTTGAGCGGTGACCACCGTCTGAGAAGCCCAGGAGCAGATCAGGACTGCACCACTCCCTACAGCTCCGACGTGAGGGAGGCGGTCTCCTTGTTCGGGAGCTCCCCATCGGTGCCCCCTCCTCTGTGCTCCCTGTGCCGACACAAGGCCCCGGTCTTCGGGAAGCCGCCGAGGCGGTTCACGTACCGTCAGCTGCAGGTGGCCACCGACGGGTTCGCCGACGCGACCTTCGTGGCGGAAGGCGGCGGGGGACGCGTCCACAGAGGGGTCCTGGAGGACGGGCGGGTGGTGGCGGTGAAGCGGCTCAAGGCAACTAGCTGCGgcaaggcggcggcggcggaggaggaggaggaagaggagttctGCGAGGAGGTGGAGGTGTTGAGCCGGGCGCAGCACAGGAACGTGGTGATGCTGGTGGGCTTCTGCGTGGAAGGGGCGACGAAGGTGCTGGTATATGAATACATCTGCAATGGCTCCCTCGATCTCCATCTGTATG GGCAAGCACAGCCTCCATTGGATTGGATCGCAAGGATGAAGACGGCGGTGGGCGTGGCGAGAGGATTGAGATACCTGCATGAGGATTGCCGGGTGGGGTTCGTGGTCCACAAGGACATGCGCCCCAACAACGTTCTTCTCACCCACGACTTCGAGCCCCTG CTGGGGGACTTCAGGCTCACAAGATGGCAAACAGAGACATCTCGGTCCGTGGACACCAACGTCCCCGAAGCCTTCGG GTATCTGGCGCCGGAATACATCGAGCACGGGATCGTGACGGACAAATCGGATGTGTATGCCTTCGGGGTGGTGCTGCTGGAGCTCATCACCGGCAGAAGAGCACTGGACACCAACCTGCCCAAGGGTCAGCAGTTCCTGGTGGAGTGGGCGAGACCTCTTCTGTCGCTGGCGTCCGAAGATGGCCAAACGATCGCCGTCGACCGCTTCCTCGACCCGCGCCTGGACCTGGACCAAGCACGCTTCTTCTCCCAGGAGCTGCGTGCCATGGCACGCGCCGCTTCGCTGTGCCTTCGCCGAGAGCCGCAGTCCAGACCCGGCATGTCCAAG GTGCTGAGAATCCTGGAAGGAGACAGCATCGTGGATCAAGCTCTGGACGTCAGCTCCGTGGGCAGCAGAAGCGGCCGCATCATCCGTCCGGTTCTGCAACCAGACATGGGCATATCAGGCAGCCTGTCCTACAGGTTTCCTAGAGAGGCTGTCGCCAGTGCTCTCTGCGCTGACAGAAGCTGGCCTACTGCTCTTTACGAGAGCATGTAG
- the LOC103993836 gene encoding inactive protein kinase SELMODRAFT_444075 isoform X2: MGGNSGRREMSSTPENVVVVAVRAEREISKTALAWALTHVVRPGDVVTLLAVLADREATGWRRWLLWGFPGLGGDRRSRERCPISASCSQMALQIDGRSEINVRIKVVGSDPNASGSSSSSSGDRGGGVVVAESKRVGANWIVLDKQLKQEEKHCMEELQCNIVVIKGSCAKVLRLNLGGIHNKPLPPFSLSSSSSSHSPICSEKYLDKNSRLAKTASSPVEDAKKASPRPETKTVALSSNAAPTASFFVREHNPLFEKLHTGNLTPIEDVGSDGEGTADSEDNGGGSTGSTPLGLKLHYDASRGGYPGFHLASGPVAAQLRRAVYWIPQYHTPEKAQMNNATKATQKNPQTEKHLSGDHRLRSPGADQDCTTPYSSDVREAVSLFGSSPSVPPPLCSLCRHKAPVFGKPPRRFTYRQLQVATDGFADATFVAEGGGGRVHRGVLEDGRVVAVKRLKATSCGKAAAAEEEEEEEFCEEVEVLSRAQHRNVVMLVGFCVEGATKVLVYEYICNGSLDLHLYGQAQPPLDWIARMKTAVGVARGLRYLHEDCRVGFVVHKDMRPNNVLLTHDFEPLLGDFRLTRWQTETSRSVDTNVPEAFGYLAPEYIEHGIVTDKSDVYAFGVVLLELITGRRALDTNLPKGQQFLVEWARPLLSLASEDGQTIAVDRFLDPRLDLDQARFFSQELRAMARAASLCLRREPQSRPGMSKVLRILEGDSIVDQALDVSSVGSRSGRIIRPVLQPDMGISGSLSYRFPREAVASALCADRSWPTALYESM, translated from the exons ATGGGAGGTAATTCGGGGCGGCGCGAGATGTCGTCGACGCCGGAGaacgtggtggtggtggcggtgcggGCGGAGAGGGAGATCTCGAAGACGGCCCTCGCCTGGGCCCTCACACATGTGGTGCGCCCCGGCGACGTCGTGACGCTGCTCGCAGTCCTCGCAGACCGCGAGGCCACCG GCTGGCGCCGGTGGCTGCTCTGGGGCTTCCCCGGGTTGGGCGGGGATCGCCGCAGCCGAGAAAGGTGTCCGATTTCGGCCTCCTGCTCCCAGATGGCGCTTCAAATCGATGGCCGCAGCGAG ATAAATGTGAGGATTAAGGTGGTGGGATCGGATCCAAATGCCTCAGGTTCTTCGTCCTCGTCTTCCGGCGACCGCGGCGGTGGCGTGGTGGTTGCGGAGTCAAAGAGAGTTGGTGCCAACTGGATCGTACTCGACAA ACAGCTGAAGCAAGAGGAGAAGCATTGCATGGAGGAGCTGCAGTGCAACATAGTGGTGATAAAGGGGTCCTGCGCAAAAGTGCTCCGACTCAACCTGGGCGGCATCCACAACAAGCCGCTCCCTCCCTTctccttgtcttcttcttcttcttcgcattCTCCCATCTGTAGTGAGAAGTATCTGGACAAGAACTCTCGGCTGGCGAAGACCGCAAGCAGCCCTGTGGAGGATGCAAAGAAGGCTTCACCGCGTCCGGAGACCAAAACGGTGGCATTGAGCTCCAATGCCGCACCGACTGCTTCGTTCTTTGTCCGTGAGCACAACCCTCTCTTCGAGAAGCTCCACACCGGGAATCTGACTCCTATTGAGGACGTGGGATCCGACGGTGAGGGCACAGCGGACTCGGAAGACAATGGGGGAGGAAGCACTGGTTCCACTCCTCTGGGGTTGAAGCTTCACTACGATGCAT CTCGCGGAGGGTACCCGGGCTTCCACCTAGCGTCAGGGCCCGTGGCCGCACAACTCCGTCGAGCGGTCTACTGGATCCCTCAATACCACACACCAGAGAAAGCTCAGATGAACAATGCCACCAAAGCGACCCAGAAGAACCCGCAAACGGAGAAGCACTTGAGCGGTGACCACCGTCTGAGAAGCCCAGGAGCAGATCAGGACTGCACCACTCCCTACAGCTCCGACGTGAGGGAGGCGGTCTCCTTGTTCGGGAGCTCCCCATCGGTGCCCCCTCCTCTGTGCTCCCTGTGCCGACACAAGGCCCCGGTCTTCGGGAAGCCGCCGAGGCGGTTCACGTACCGTCAGCTGCAGGTGGCCACCGACGGGTTCGCCGACGCGACCTTCGTGGCGGAAGGCGGCGGGGGACGCGTCCACAGAGGGGTCCTGGAGGACGGGCGGGTGGTGGCGGTGAAGCGGCTCAAGGCAACTAGCTGCGgcaaggcggcggcggcggaggaggaggaggaagaggagttctGCGAGGAGGTGGAGGTGTTGAGCCGGGCGCAGCACAGGAACGTGGTGATGCTGGTGGGCTTCTGCGTGGAAGGGGCGACGAAGGTGCTGGTATATGAATACATCTGCAATGGCTCCCTCGATCTCCATCTGTATG GGCAAGCACAGCCTCCATTGGATTGGATCGCAAGGATGAAGACGGCGGTGGGCGTGGCGAGAGGATTGAGATACCTGCATGAGGATTGCCGGGTGGGGTTCGTGGTCCACAAGGACATGCGCCCCAACAACGTTCTTCTCACCCACGACTTCGAGCCCCTG CTGGGGGACTTCAGGCTCACAAGATGGCAAACAGAGACATCTCGGTCCGTGGACACCAACGTCCCCGAAGCCTTCGG GTATCTGGCGCCGGAATACATCGAGCACGGGATCGTGACGGACAAATCGGATGTGTATGCCTTCGGGGTGGTGCTGCTGGAGCTCATCACCGGCAGAAGAGCACTGGACACCAACCTGCCCAAGGGTCAGCAGTTCCTGGTGGAGTGGGCGAGACCTCTTCTGTCGCTGGCGTCCGAAGATGGCCAAACGATCGCCGTCGACCGCTTCCTCGACCCGCGCCTGGACCTGGACCAAGCACGCTTCTTCTCCCAGGAGCTGCGTGCCATGGCACGCGCCGCTTCGCTGTGCCTTCGCCGAGAGCCGCAGTCCAGACCCGGCATGTCCAAG GTGCTGAGAATCCTGGAAGGAGACAGCATCGTGGATCAAGCTCTGGACGTCAGCTCCGTGGGCAGCAGAAGCGGCCGCATCATCCGTCCGGTTCTGCAACCAGACATGGGCATATCAGGCAGCCTGTCCTACAGGTTTCCTAGAGAGGCTGTCGCCAGTGCTCTCTGCGCTGACAGAAGCTGGCCTACTGCTCTTTACGAGAGCATGTAG
- the LOC103993834 gene encoding allene oxide synthase 2-like, translated as MAEGAATSTATTLPVRDIPGDYGIPFASAIRDRLDFYYFQGQDKFFQTRVDKYHSTVVRLNVPPGPFMATDPRVIAVLDANSFPILFDVSKVEKKDVFTGTYMPSTSLTGGYRVCSYLDPSEPNHAKVKQLLFNILASRKDAVIPAFRTNFTALFETMESQVTAAGKSDFNKLNDNTSFDFLGEAYFGVRPSSTALGSTGPTKSTKWLFLQLCPLMTLGLPKILEELLLHTFPLPPLIAKCDYKALYKYFSSVAGSALDSAEKLGLKRDEACHNLLFATVFNSYGGMKVLLPGILGWLAKADKSLHVRLAKEIRSAVLAEGGKVTLNAVEKMDLTRSVVYEALRMDPPVKYQYGKAKQDLVIESHDAAFKVKKGEMLFGYQPFATRDPKVFDDADRFIGDRFLGDEGKKLIKYVVWSNGPETESPTVSNKQCPGKDFVVLVGRLLVVEFFLRYDTFTADVGTVLLGSQVTVTSLTKAAASSSDV; from the coding sequence ATGGCCGAGGGTGCCGCGACTTCCACAGCCACGACTCTCCCCGTCAGAGACATCCCCGGCGACTACGGCATCCCCTTCGCCTCCGCCATACGCGATCGCCTCGACTTCTACTACTTCCAGGGGCAGGACAAGTTCTTCCAGACGCGGGTCGACAAATACCACTCCACCGTCGTCCGCCTAAACGTGCCACCGGGCCCGTTCATGGCCACCGACCCCCGGGTCATTGCCGTCCTTGACGCCAACAGCTTTCCTATTCTGTTCGACGTCTCCAAGGTGGAGAAGAAGGACGTCTTCACCGGTACCTACATGCCCTCCACCTCCCTCACCGGCGGGTACCGCGTCTGCTCCTACCTCGACCCATCCGAGCCCAACCACGCCAAGGTGAAGCAGCTCCTCTTTAACATCCTTGCCTCCCGCAAGGACGCCGTCATCCCGGCCTTCCGCACCAACTTCACCGCCTTGTTCGAGACGATGGAGTCGCAGGTCACCGCCGCCGGCAAGTCCGACTTCAACAAGCTCAACGACAACACTTCCTTCGACTTCCTCGGCGAGGCCTACTTCGGCGTCCGTCCCTCATCGACGGCTCTCGGCTCCACCGGCCCGACCAAGTCCACCAAGTGGCTCTTCCTCCAGCTGTGCCCCTTGATGACCCTCGGCCTCCCCAAGATCCTGGAGGAGCTGCTGCTCCACACCTTCCCCCTCCCGCCCCTCATCGCCAAGTGCGACTACAAGGCGCTGTACAAGTACTTCAGCAGCGTGGCCGGGAGCGCCCTCGACAGCGCCGAGAAGCTGGGTCTCAAGCGCGACGAGGCATGCCACAACCTCCTTTTCGCCACCGTCTTCAACTCCTACGGCGGCATGAAGGTACTGCTCCCGGGGATCCTGGGCTGGCTGGCGAAGGCGGACAAGAGCCTCCACGTCCGGCTCGCCAAGGAGATCCGCAGCGCCGTGCTGGCCGAGGGCGGGAAGGTGACGCTCAACGCGGTGGAGAAGATGGATCTGACCCGATCGGTGGTGTACGAGGCGCTGCGCATGGACCCGCCGGTGAAGTACCAGTACGGCAAGGCGAAGCAGGACCTGGTGATCGAGAGCCACGACGCCGCCTTCAAGGTGAAGAAGGGGGAGATGCTCTTCGGGTACCAGCCGTTCGCCACCAGGGACCCCAAGGTGTTCGACGACGCGGACCGGTTCATCGGTGACCGCTTCCTGGGGGACGAGGGCAAGAAGCTGATCAAGTACGTGGTGTGGTCCAACGGACCGGAGACGGAGAGCCCAACAGTATCGAACAAGCAATGCCCCGGGAAGGATTTTGTGGTGCTGGTGGGTCGCCTGCTGGTGGTGGAGTTCTTCCTCCGCTACGACACCTTCACCGCCGACGTAGGCACGGTACTGCTCGGGAGTCAGGTCACCGTCACCTCGTTGACCaaggccgccgcctcctcctccgacGTCTAG